The Purpureocillium takamizusanense chromosome 11, complete sequence region TCCGGTTTATTACAACAACGGCTACCCGGGACCTTGGTCTGTGGATTACAACGACGCGCGGGGACGGAGCAACTATGGGTTCTACCGTGGGGTTGCTCCGATGTATGGACAACGCATGCAAGTACCTTTTCGGAACAGTTATGCGCAACCGATGTACTTTCCCCCGCCGACCATGGGACCTGGCGGCGCGTGATGCGGGGCATGATGTCGTCCACGAGGTGGCAATGAAACTGCTGAGTGattgatggtggcggcggagtgAATGGGCGAGTTGTGGCTGTCGGGCGCAGGATGTTGCAAGGCACTTGGTCGATGAAGGGTGGGTTGAGAGAACAGGCGATGAACGCTTGGGTGTGCCGCTCAATGCGAGATTGTTCAGAGAAACACTTGAACATGCTAATGTCAAAGCTTTCCGTCTCGAGCGAGGCGCTACGGATTGTTGTGATGTTGCTGGCACGGATTAAGTTAATAGTTCTATCGGTATCAAGCCCACGATTTATCCATGATGCATTCCACTGCAGAAGGTCCTAATCAAGACGATTTCAATTGATCTCACCCGGAACAGCCGGCCGCACGCAAATCAAAACCCCGGCTTCCTGTCCTTGTCTTGAATGGGGAAATCACCGCCTGTCACGCCCTTGTACTTGTCGCGAATGAAATCGGATATAGCCTCGTCTTTGGCCTGTTCGGCGGCGGACTCGTTGCTCTGATCGCCCTTCCCGAGAAATTTTTCTTGAACGAAGTCGACAGCTGCAGTCAAAACGTCAGACGAGGCACGAGCTACGTAGCTACTACGTGCGGTGGGCCGACAGGAGGGTAACGGTCCCCCCAAAGGAAACTCGGGCTcaggcttgcttgcctgcaaAAACGTACCCTTGTCGAGGCTGTCCTCGTTGGCCTCTCCCTGCTTGCCCCCGCCCGCAAGGTTGTTGAACTTGTCcatgaggccgccgccggagctgcctgcgccgccgtcgccaccgccggaGTGCTGCGGCTGATTGCCGGAGCTAttgttgccgttgttgttgttgttgttggcgttgctgccgccaccgctggcGAGGTTCTTGACAAAGTCCATGGTTTTGGTACCGTGTCTAGGTAGGTGGGGTCTCCAGGAGGTGTATACAAGAGTGatcgcggcgacgatgatgatgatgacgatgacgatgacgctgACGGGTTTAGGTGCAAGAAGAACAGGGGACCGACCGTTTCTACGAGGCGCGTCGTGGATATATAAATCCTGCTTGATGCACCGTCATGCATGATGTCGATAAGCTCAGCTCAGCTTGGGTAGTGGTCGCTTCACTGCCGATCCATTGCGGGGTctgaggggcggggggcctaaccaccacctcacagagacacacacacggaCGGCAGCGCTGGCCGGCGTGTCGTGCTATTGGCGGTGAAGCGCGGGCAGCGgttgggagggaggaggggaggcaCTTGCTTGGTTGCTTGTAAGTGCGTAGCCCTGTTCAGCTGGGCTGGATTTGCAGCGCGTGGCGCCGCTCGATgggtgacgtcgtcgcctggcGGGGTGGTGTGGAGGGGCGGGCCAGCTTTTTTCGATGGACATTTCTTGATCTGCGCGCGACGTGGGTGCATCATCGGGTATGGAACCGTGGAACAGCATGGGCGGGGGACGGGCCCAAATGAGCGTGCTTCGTCTTAAGACCGGGATGGCCCCAGAATCGATGTTTCAAGGGACGTGAGTGGTACTAGCAGCCGGTACGTTCCCGCGCCGGCATTCTACAACAAATAGGTATTCCATATGTCACTGTCGAGGCGCTCGCTTTGGAGCGCGCCTTCCTCACGAAACTTGTCGACAGTGTGATTCAGCGTCACGAGACCACGGCCGCTTGTATTTTCCATCTGTGTCTTCTTTTTCACCTCTCAGCAGTCTGGTACGACGCGGCAATCTACAACAGTCGTGTTCCCCGCCAGCACCTTGGCGACCGCATCCTTGAGCACCGcctcgagcttgtcggccgtctcgaccCTCAGCGCGTGGATGTCGCCGGAgccagccgcggccgcgatgccggcgtagtcgggcggcggggcgaAGGAGATGTTGATGTCCTCGTTGGAGACCTTGgacgcctcgccctcgggaTGTACCAGCATGTACGACTTGCGTGGCGCGTTCCATCCTGGTCCAGGTCAGCCAGCGTTCGAATCGGGGAAAGCAAAGAAGCACGGAGAAAAATGACGTGGTgaagaaggaagaaggaagggggcggcgttgcgcAAGTCTTGAGCCGGGGAATTGGAGACTCACCGTTGTTGTTGAGGACGATTGTCAGCACGGGGATCTTATACCGCTTGGAGATCCAGTACACGCTTCCCGGGATGGAGAACAGGtacgtgccgtcgccgacgacctggcAGACAAACTGCTTGCCTCCCTCCGCCTCGGTTGCGAGCTTAATGCCCAaggcgccaccaccagaccacccgaggccgccgccgccgcagttgATCCACGAGCCGGGCCGCGTCGGACGCACGTTGGAGTGAATAAAGCCCGTGTTGGTGACGGCCTCAACGGCCCAGATGGTGTCCTCGGGGCAGACGGATCTCAGGACCTTGCTGAGATGTGCGGTGCCGAATCTGCCGTCAGGGaaggcagcagccgcgcgctcgatgccctcgatCTTGGCGACGTAGGACtcccgtcgagcagcttccGCAGCCGCGAGGTCCCGTGAGCTGAGAAGCTTGGCCGCTTCGCTGtctgggcggcgcagggTCTCGATGATTTGCTGCACCGAGAGCAGAGCATCGGCCTGGTATCTGGCGTCGGATTGTATGTAGAAGAGCGGCATCCGCTGCTTGAGAgggtcgacgtcgatgtGGAAGATGACGGCATCCGGTCGAGGCTTGCAAAGCGTCTGGATCCACGGCACGTCGCAATCCAAGACGATGATCACATCGGCTTCAAGGATAGAATCATCCGCACCCTGCTTGACGCCCAGCCACGCCGGGTGGTCTGCGGGGAAGCACATGTCactgcccgccatgtcgaGCACGCGCAGGGCCTTGACCGCATCGGCCAACTCCACCAGAGCCTTGGGGATGCCATGGTTGCGGCCAGAGAACCCCGTCACAAGCAACGGCTTCGACGCACCCGCCAGTGCCTCGGCGATTCTGCTGGCGCCCCTCGGTGGCAGGCCACCCAGCTCGATCGGGTCCCAGTACTTTTGGCCCAGGGCCATCTCGTACGGCTCGATatcggcctcgaggacctcaCGGCCCGCACACAGATAGACGGGCCCCTGCGGTGAGCTGGTGGCAAACTGCAAAGCGCGGTTGACCATTTGCTTGACGTTGACGCCAGTCCTGATCTCGTTCGTATAGCGGCAGTATTGCGCGACAATGGCACGTTGGTCAGGTACATCCTGGAGCCAGTGGATGAACTCGCTGCGAGAGCCacgcagctcgccctcgagagTGAAGGGCGACAGACCCGCGAAGACGAGCACAggggcccgcccgctggAGGCGTtgtggacggcgacgcccagagCTTGcgtgccgacgtcgacgtggaTAATGACGCACTGGGCCTTGCCGGTGAGTCGGGCGTAGCCGTCGGCCATGGACATGGCGACCATCTATGGGAGCGCGTCAATCCTGATCCAATTCCTCTAATCACAACAACGGAGACCAACCTCGCTCGGGCAGGTAATGATACGCGGGAACTTGGGATTCGACCTCATCTGCACCATGGCCTCGATGATGCTGGGGTGGTCGGAGCCCAGATTGACGAAGCAGTGCGAGACGCCTGCatcggcaatggcctcgaaGAAGGCAAAGGACGTGGTATACATTGCGACTTGCGAGGGCCGTTTCGGTCCTCTGTCTGGTGGGGGTGGTGTCCTGGCTTGATGATGAGATGAGGCGCGGTCGCAAGAGGCAGAAGAAGCGacttggaggaggaggagtgtTGCAGCACAGGGTCAACAATCCGTGTGCTTCAGCTGCCGCGACCTTGAAGAAGAGACTGCCAACACGAATGATGCTGTCGACGATGTGAGGTCGCAGTGCGCGAGAGCGAGCGGCGTGGGAGAGACGGAGGACGATGATCccccaccatcaccaccaaccatCTGGGACCGACCCGGAAACCGGACCAAAAAGTTGCATCCCCACCACATGGCCGGGGGTTGCTGTGGTCCGCGGGCACGAACGGACGAAGAACGGTCGCAGGCGGGCTCCGTCCGTACCTACGGCCGAGCCAAGTTGGCTCATCGGTGCGCAGCCCGGGTTTgcaggggagggagggggggcgctTGACACGTTTGTAGTCGCTGCTTGGGTCATGGATGTCCTGTCTTGCTGGGCTCCGCCTCCGGAGGGACTGGCAGAAGtgggggaagagggggtCCCTGgcccgaggcgagggccgagATGAGCGGAGCCCCAGGATGGGTCTGTCTTGTCTGGTGCCTGTCAGCATTTCTGCTGGGGATTTAAgtcgctcgcgctgctgcagatTCGCCGTGTGGCGttggaggggcggcggcggacgaggacgggcgcCGCTTTAGATAGGGGGCCGTTGGGATATTGGCCTTGGTTCTGTGGCGTTTGAAGTGCTCTTCGGGTGTAGCCGAGCAcggtggctggctggcgacggcctctCCCCTGATTTATACATGACCCTTTTTTTCGGTTGTGGCTATCGGGTAGGCGTTTTGAACATGGCAGGACACAAGTACGAACATTGCGCGGATGTGACAA contains the following coding sequences:
- a CDS encoding uncharacterized protein (EggNog:ENOG503P5SA); amino-acid sequence: MDFVKNLASGGGSNANNNNNNGNNSSGNQPQHSGGGDGGAGSSGGGLMDKFNNLAGGGKQGEANEDSLDKAVDFVQEKFLGKGDQSNESAAEQAKDEAISDFIRDKYKGVTGGDFPIQDKDRKPGF
- a CDS encoding uncharacterized protein (COG:E~COG:H~EggNog:ENOG503PB6R), encoding MYTTSFAFFEAIADAGVSHCFVNLGSDHPSIIEAMVQMRSNPKFPRIITCPSEMVAMSMADGYARLTGKAQCVIIHVDVGTQALGVAVHNASSGRAPVLVFAGLSPFTLEGELRGSRSEFIHWLQDVPDQRAIVAQYCRYTNEIRTGVNVKQMVNRALQFATSSPQGPVYLCAGREVLEADIEPYEMALGQKYWDPIELGGLPPRGASRIAEALAGASKPLLVTGFSGRNHGIPKALVELADAVKALRVLDMAGSDMCFPADHPAWLGVKQGADDSILEADVIIVLDCDVPWIQTLCKPRPDAVIFHIDVDPLKQRMPLFYIQSDARYQADALLSVQQIIETLRRPDSEAAKLLSSRDLAAAEAARRESYVAKIEGIERAAAAFPDGRFGTAHLSKVLRSVCPEDTIWAVEAVTNTGFIHSNVRPTRPGSWINCGGGGLGWSGGGALGIKLATEAEGGKQFVCQVVGDGTYLFSIPGSVYWISKRYKIPVLTIVLNNNGWNAPRKSYMLVHPEGEASKVSNEDINISFAPPPDYAGIAAAAGSGDIHALRVETADKLEAVLKDAVAKVLAGNTTVVDCRVVPDC